A DNA window from Novosphingobium sp. RL4 contains the following coding sequences:
- the galE gene encoding UDP-glucose 4-epimerase GalE, which yields MTSRPPVLVTGGAGYIGSHAVLALKDAGWPVAVIDNLTTGFRFAIPEGVPLYEGDIEDADLLARIFAEQGTKAVMHFAGSIIVPESVENPLKYYHNNTARSRALIDAAVKAGVPHFIFSSTAATYGIPEVSPVTEDSPKLPINPYGMSKLMTEIMLGDVARAHRFNFCALRYFNVAGADPQARTGQSTAGATHLIKVAVEAALGKRSHVAVFGTDFDTPDGTGVRDYIHVSDLANAHVLALEALIADPARSLTMNCGYGQGFSVLDVLDAVDRVTNLTIDRRLEGRRAGDPDSLISDNSRIKATLPWTPKYADLPTIVEHALAWERKLDQIREG from the coding sequence ATGACTTCCAGACCCCCCGTTCTCGTCACCGGCGGTGCCGGCTATATCGGCAGCCACGCCGTTCTTGCGCTCAAGGACGCCGGCTGGCCCGTCGCCGTGATCGACAACCTGACGACCGGCTTCCGTTTCGCCATTCCCGAAGGCGTCCCGCTTTACGAAGGCGACATCGAGGATGCCGACCTGCTGGCCCGGATTTTCGCCGAACAGGGTACAAAGGCCGTCATGCACTTCGCCGGATCGATCATCGTGCCGGAATCGGTCGAGAATCCGCTGAAGTACTACCACAACAACACGGCCAGGAGCCGGGCGCTGATCGATGCCGCGGTCAAGGCGGGCGTGCCGCACTTCATCTTCAGCTCTACCGCGGCCACTTACGGCATTCCCGAGGTTTCGCCCGTTACCGAGGACAGCCCGAAGCTGCCGATCAATCCCTACGGCATGTCCAAGCTGATGACGGAGATCATGCTGGGCGACGTCGCGCGGGCGCACCGCTTCAACTTCTGCGCGCTGCGCTACTTCAATGTCGCAGGCGCCGATCCACAGGCCCGCACCGGCCAGTCCACGGCGGGCGCCACGCACCTCATCAAGGTCGCCGTGGAGGCCGCCCTGGGCAAGCGCAGCCATGTCGCCGTATTCGGCACCGATTTCGATACTCCCGACGGCACCGGTGTGCGCGACTACATCCACGTATCCGATCTCGCCAATGCCCACGTCCTTGCGCTGGAAGCGCTGATCGCCGATCCGGCGCGGTCGCTGACGATGAACTGCGGATATGGCCAGGGCTTCTCCGTCCTCGACGTGCTGGATGCGGTGGACCGGGTAACGAACCTCACGATCGACCGCCGCCTCGAAGGCCGCCGCGCGGGCGATCCGGATTCGCTCATTTCGGACAATAGCCGCATCAAGGCGACACTGCCCTGGACGCCGAAATACGCGGACCTGCCCACCATCGTCGAACACGCGCTCGCGTGGGAGCGCAAGCTGGACCAGATTCGCGAAGGATGA
- a CDS encoding UDP-glucose dehydrogenase family protein → MKIAMVGSGYVGLVSGACFADFGHDVVCIDKDQSKIDRLHEGVMPIYEPGLDALVASNVKAGRLSFTTDLAEGIRDAKAIFIAVGTPSRRGDGHADLSFVYAVAREIGEHLANDAVVVTKSTVPVGTGDEVERILRESGTTHRFAVVSNPEFLREGAAIGDFKRPDRIVIGAENDFGREVMREVYRPLFLNESPLLFTSRRSSELTKYAANAFLAVKITFINEMADLCEKVGGNVQDVARGIGLDGRIGSKFLHAGPGYGGSCFPKDTLALLKTAEDYDSPVRIVEAVVKVNDTRKRAMGRKVVEALGGADAARGKRVALLGLTFKPNTDDMRDSPSIAVAQTLFDAGVSVVAFDPEGMEQARPLMPFVEMVGDPYAAIADSDAVVIVTEWDAFRALDLGRVKDLAKAPVMVDLRNIYKPEDMRSAGFTYLSVGRA, encoded by the coding sequence ATGAAAATTGCGATGGTTGGTTCTGGCTACGTCGGACTGGTTTCAGGCGCCTGTTTCGCCGATTTCGGTCACGACGTCGTATGCATCGACAAGGACCAATCCAAGATCGATCGCCTGCATGAAGGCGTGATGCCGATCTATGAACCGGGGCTCGATGCCCTGGTCGCCAGCAATGTTAAGGCAGGGCGCCTCTCGTTCACGACGGACCTGGCCGAAGGCATCCGCGATGCCAAGGCGATCTTCATCGCCGTGGGCACGCCCTCGCGGCGCGGCGACGGCCATGCCGACTTGTCCTTCGTCTATGCGGTGGCACGCGAAATCGGCGAGCATCTCGCCAACGATGCCGTCGTCGTCACCAAGTCCACCGTGCCGGTCGGCACCGGCGACGAAGTGGAGCGCATCCTGCGGGAAAGCGGTACGACGCATCGCTTCGCCGTCGTCTCCAACCCGGAATTCCTCCGCGAAGGCGCGGCCATCGGCGATTTCAAGCGGCCCGACCGCATCGTCATCGGCGCCGAGAACGATTTCGGCCGCGAGGTCATGCGCGAAGTCTACCGCCCGCTTTTCCTCAACGAATCGCCGCTGCTGTTCACCAGCCGCCGTTCGTCCGAACTGACCAAGTATGCCGCGAATGCCTTCCTCGCGGTGAAGATCACCTTCATCAACGAGATGGCCGATCTTTGCGAGAAGGTTGGCGGCAACGTGCAGGACGTGGCGCGAGGGATCGGTCTCGATGGCCGCATCGGCTCCAAGTTCCTGCATGCCGGCCCGGGTTATGGCGGCTCGTGCTTCCCGAAGGATACGCTGGCCCTGCTCAAGACGGCGGAAGACTACGACAGCCCCGTCCGGATCGTCGAAGCCGTGGTGAAGGTGAACGATACCCGCAAGCGCGCCATGGGCCGCAAGGTGGTCGAGGCGCTCGGCGGCGCCGATGCGGCGCGCGGAAAGCGCGTCGCGCTGCTCGGCCTGACCTTCAAGCCCAACACCGACGACATGCGGGACAGTCCGTCGATCGCGGTTGCCCAGACCCTGTTCGACGCCGGGGTATCGGTCGTCGCCTTCGATCCGGAAGGCATGGAGCAGGCCCGCCCGCTGATGCCTTTCGTCGAGATGGTGGGCGATCCCTATGCCGCCATCGCTGATAGCGATGCGGTCGTCATCGTTACCGAATGGGATGCCTTCCGCGCACTCGACCTTGGCAGGGTCAAGGATCTCGCCAAGGCGCCGGTCATGGTCGATCTTCGCAATATCTACAAACCGGAAGACATGCGTTCGGCCGGCTTTACTTATCTGTCTGTCGGACGCGCCTGA
- a CDS encoding ATP-binding protein has protein sequence MNLPRLSNRIGLPLAMQMIAILVCALIGAQLVTLALTVLLPPSPTARWNIDEVASALTASDVPDRLERKPMMGPPDVSGQGWLVSESSRDALASRLGREGKDVILAFYTQLPVGGVAVPSNTRSPLAMVQGKAAPASLSSVLVGSAEAQSIPGGPPPGGSPGPSGMPGGHFPGGMPPGGSMPRVPAMPGGARPGGRIPGGAIPAATAPGGHRPGSAGAGGQPGGQAPGGGIGRPGGGQPSQGQPSQGQPSQGQPGNAGAQPGRTPNQDGQPGQIVGPGGRPGGMIGPGGAAGLGSGLLSPAMPTMTDIPRATLPIATPDPLPTPVATTRPLSLQIPQPPVMLASTAAPATTVATAAPATPPAAATRTTPLPVVPGTPQPIPFRHVDSGFFALTSPPFIEGDFVAAARQPDGQWLAVAPRAEPFPNAWQKRVMLWFALSLAIISPLAWLFARRIVVPLKDFAQAAEQLGRDPSATILPLSGPAEIGRAANAFNQMRNRLRAFVDDRTAMVGAISHDLRTPLTRLRFRIEDVPDEQREGLLKEVSEMEAMISEVIAFIRDASTPGPRERVDFAELIAGSVADAQLVGGKVTIEHNLHIPVDVDPVGIRRLLGNLLENAIKYGESARVRVSLHDGEAVAEIVDTGPGIPEDEFDRAFEPFYRSETARTSGQKGSGLGLAVCRSIARAHGGDVSFVHGGDGFAARVTVPAAFDPTLRKAA, from the coding sequence ATGAACCTGCCCCGCCTTTCGAACCGGATCGGCCTTCCCCTGGCGATGCAGATGATCGCCATCCTGGTCTGCGCCCTGATCGGCGCCCAACTCGTCACGCTCGCGCTTACCGTGCTGCTGCCGCCCAGCCCGACCGCGCGCTGGAACATCGACGAGGTGGCCAGCGCCCTCACCGCCAGCGACGTGCCAGACCGGCTCGAGCGCAAGCCGATGATGGGTCCGCCCGACGTGAGCGGACAGGGCTGGCTCGTTTCCGAATCGTCGCGCGACGCACTTGCCAGCCGCCTTGGCCGCGAGGGCAAGGACGTGATTCTCGCCTTCTACACCCAGCTTCCCGTCGGCGGCGTCGCCGTGCCGAGCAACACCCGCTCGCCCCTCGCCATGGTGCAGGGCAAGGCCGCACCCGCCTCGCTGTCCTCGGTTCTGGTCGGCTCGGCGGAAGCGCAGTCGATTCCCGGCGGCCCTCCCCCCGGTGGAAGCCCCGGGCCGAGCGGAATGCCCGGTGGCCACTTCCCCGGCGGAATGCCTCCCGGCGGCTCGATGCCCCGCGTTCCCGCCATGCCCGGTGGAGCCCGTCCGGGAGGACGCATCCCCGGCGGCGCGATCCCCGCCGCCACCGCACCCGGTGGCCACCGCCCCGGAAGCGCCGGTGCAGGCGGTCAGCCGGGTGGGCAGGCCCCCGGAGGCGGCATCGGCCGCCCTGGCGGCGGCCAGCCCTCGCAGGGCCAACCTTCACAGGGACAGCCTTCGCAGGGACAGCCCGGCAACGCCGGCGCCCAGCCGGGCAGGACGCCGAACCAGGACGGTCAGCCCGGACAGATCGTCGGCCCCGGCGGGCGTCCCGGCGGGATGATCGGTCCGGGCGGCGCCGCTGGGCTGGGCTCGGGCCTTCTCTCGCCGGCCATGCCCACGATGACCGACATTCCCCGCGCCACCCTGCCGATCGCCACGCCCGATCCGCTGCCGACCCCCGTCGCGACAACGCGCCCCCTGTCTCTCCAGATTCCCCAACCCCCGGTCATGCTCGCATCCACGGCCGCTCCGGCAACCACCGTGGCAACGGCAGCGCCTGCCACGCCGCCTGCCGCCGCGACGCGCACCACACCGCTGCCCGTCGTTCCCGGCACGCCGCAACCGATCCCCTTCCGCCACGTCGACAGCGGCTTCTTCGCGCTCACCTCGCCGCCGTTCATCGAAGGCGATTTCGTGGCCGCCGCACGCCAGCCCGACGGACAATGGCTTGCCGTAGCGCCGCGCGCGGAGCCGTTCCCCAACGCCTGGCAGAAGCGGGTCATGCTGTGGTTCGCACTGTCGTTGGCGATCATCAGCCCGCTGGCATGGCTGTTCGCCCGGCGCATCGTGGTTCCGCTGAAGGACTTCGCGCAAGCCGCCGAACAGCTCGGCCGCGACCCCTCGGCCACCATCCTGCCGCTGTCCGGCCCTGCCGAGATCGGGCGGGCGGCCAATGCCTTCAACCAGATGCGCAACCGCCTGCGCGCCTTCGTGGATGACCGCACCGCGATGGTCGGCGCCATCAGCCACGACTTGCGCACTCCCCTCACCCGCCTTCGCTTCCGCATCGAGGACGTTCCCGACGAGCAGCGCGAAGGCCTGCTGAAGGAAGTGAGCGAGATGGAAGCCATGATCAGCGAGGTCATCGCCTTCATCCGCGATGCCTCGACCCCGGGACCGCGCGAACGCGTCGATTTCGCGGAACTGATCGCCGGCAGCGTCGCCGACGCACAACTCGTAGGCGGCAAGGTGACGATCGAGCACAACCTGCACATTCCGGTCGATGTCGATCCGGTCGGCATCCGCCGCCTGCTCGGCAACCTGCTGGAAAACGCGATCAAGTACGGCGAGAGCGCAAGGGTCCGCGTGAGCCTGCACGATGGCGAGGCCGTGGCGGAAATCGTCGACACCGGGCCCGGCATTCCGGAAGACGAGTTCGACCGCGCTTTCGAGCCGTTCTATCGTTCCGAAACGGCGCGCACCTCGGGTCAGAAGGGCAGCGGGCTCGGCCTTGCGGTGTGCCGCTCGATCGCGCGCGCCCATGGCGGCGATGTAAGCTTCGTTCATGGCGGCGACGGATTCGCCGCCCGCGTCACGGTTCCGGCCGCCTTCGATCCGACGCTGCGAAAGGCGGCCTGA
- a CDS encoding intradiol ring-cleavage dioxygenase produces MDDHDRGLAHDLQTIGRAFGENLIGRRRALAILASAGSVAGVAACGGDDGASSSGSSGSSSSTSSTSSSSTTSSSTSSTSSSSTSSGGSSADTCIADPTETNGPYPADGTNTASGSTSNVLTVSGVVRSDIRSSFINSTTTAAGVALELTLQLVDVNNGCAAIEGAAIYVWHCDAAGKYSLYSSGVTTESYLRGVQVTDSEGKVTFTTIYPACYSGRWPHIHFEIFTGGLTSASTGRTASLISQLAMPAATNTAVFTGDTRYTASIANYNAISLSSDNVFGDNSSAQLAQMTPTLSGSLTAGYTGTALIGIAA; encoded by the coding sequence ATGGACGACCATGACCGCGGGCTTGCCCATGATCTTCAGACCATCGGGCGGGCATTCGGCGAGAACCTGATAGGACGCCGCCGGGCGCTGGCCATTCTTGCCAGCGCGGGCAGTGTGGCGGGCGTTGCGGCATGTGGAGGGGATGACGGTGCCTCGTCTTCGGGAAGCTCCGGCTCGTCCAGTTCCACGAGTTCCACCAGCAGTTCCAGCACGACTTCGTCCAGCACTTCGTCGACCAGTTCTTCGTCCACCTCGTCGGGCGGAAGTTCCGCCGATACCTGCATCGCCGATCCCACCGAAACCAACGGCCCCTATCCCGCCGATGGCACCAACACGGCAAGCGGTTCGACCTCCAACGTGCTGACCGTGAGCGGTGTGGTGCGCTCGGATATCCGTTCCAGCTTCATCAATTCGACGACGACCGCCGCCGGTGTCGCACTGGAACTGACACTGCAACTCGTCGACGTGAACAACGGCTGCGCGGCGATAGAAGGCGCGGCGATCTATGTCTGGCACTGCGATGCCGCCGGGAAGTACTCGCTCTATTCGAGCGGCGTCACCACCGAAAGCTACCTGCGCGGCGTGCAGGTGACCGACAGCGAGGGGAAGGTGACGTTCACGACCATCTATCCCGCCTGTTACTCGGGACGCTGGCCGCACATTCATTTCGAGATCTTCACGGGCGGCCTGACTTCGGCAAGCACCGGCCGCACGGCCAGTCTCATCTCGCAGCTTGCCATGCCGGCTGCCACCAACACCGCCGTGTTCACCGGCGATACGCGTTATACGGCCAGCATCGCCAACTACAACGCGATCTCGCTGTCGTCGGACAATGTCTTCGGTGACAACAGTTCCGCGCAACTGGCGCAGATGACGCCGACGCTGAGCGGCAGCCTGACGGCCGGATACACCGGCACCGCGCTCATCGGCATCGCCGCCTGA
- a CDS encoding SDR family NAD(P)-dependent oxidoreductase, which produces MLSQSAILVTGAAGFIGAAVAEALMAKGTPVIGIDNMNDYYAVSLKEARRDRLAARFGNLFTFHQLDFSDMDRLTATLEPYRFEVIVHLGAQAGVRYSLENPQAYVASNLAGHVNMLELARARQVAHMVYASSSSVYGGNAKLPFAVEDRADHPVSLYAATKKADELMSETYAHLFRIPLTGLRFFTVYGPWGRPDMALWKFAERILSGRPIEVYNQGEMYRDFTYIDDIVGGVLACIDRPPADDGQEKAGGSIKPHALYNIGNHRSEHLMRLIEVLEEACGVRAELQLLPMQPGDVEATYADITALTSDTGYTPSTPIEVGVPRFVDWYRGYVRTL; this is translated from the coding sequence ATGCTTTCCCAATCCGCCATTCTCGTGACCGGTGCCGCCGGTTTCATCGGCGCCGCCGTTGCCGAAGCCCTGATGGCGAAGGGAACGCCGGTGATCGGTATCGACAACATGAACGATTACTACGCCGTCTCACTCAAGGAAGCCCGGCGAGACCGGCTGGCTGCGCGCTTCGGCAATCTGTTCACGTTCCACCAGCTCGATTTCTCGGACATGGACCGGCTGACGGCGACGCTGGAACCCTACCGCTTCGAGGTGATCGTTCACCTCGGCGCGCAGGCAGGGGTGCGCTACTCACTCGAAAACCCGCAGGCCTATGTCGCCTCCAACCTTGCCGGGCACGTCAACATGCTCGAACTGGCGCGTGCGCGCCAGGTTGCGCACATGGTCTATGCCAGTTCCAGTTCGGTCTACGGCGGCAACGCCAAGCTGCCCTTCGCGGTGGAGGATCGTGCCGATCATCCCGTCTCGCTTTATGCGGCCACCAAGAAGGCGGACGAGCTGATGAGCGAGACCTATGCCCACCTTTTCCGCATCCCGCTGACGGGTCTGCGCTTTTTCACCGTCTACGGTCCATGGGGCCGGCCGGACATGGCGCTGTGGAAGTTTGCCGAACGTATCCTCTCGGGCCGCCCTATCGAGGTATATAACCAAGGCGAGATGTACCGGGACTTCACCTATATCGACGATATCGTCGGCGGGGTGCTGGCCTGCATCGACCGTCCACCCGCCGATGACGGGCAGGAAAAGGCGGGTGGGAGCATCAAGCCCCATGCGCTGTACAATATCGGCAACCACCGCAGCGAACATCTCATGCGGCTTATCGAGGTGCTCGAAGAGGCATGCGGGGTCCGCGCGGAACTGCAGTTGCTGCCCATGCAGCCGGGTGACGTCGAGGCGACTTATGCCGACATTACAGCACTTACGAGCGATACTGGATATACGCCCAGTACTCCGATCGAGGTGGGTGTGCCGCGCTTCGTTGACTGGTATCGGGGCTATGTCCGCACGCTTTGA
- a CDS encoding autotransporter outer membrane beta-barrel domain-containing protein: MNSLHTSSSIGALVLALVAAPTLAATKVSTDTTAPLVTSSAGDVTVTEDGTITLAGGSAVTVDSSNAVDVEGGLVLDDADGATGITVNAGTTSTIAVGEDGSIAVTEDYVPETTGSDSASASNRYGIHVLSGAATSGSILNAGTITVEGQVSGGIVVDSDYVGDITNTGTISVIGDNSVGISTKAVDGDVTVEGTVYATGAGATALSVGGDVTGTVTIQGTVANRASYTDDDSNTVVLSRAALRSGTATVDITGNVAGGIYVAAPPVDNDSTNDDEDNDGVDDDEEGTGAVVSYGNGPAIQVGGTSDITVGGVSSNSGTYSIAIDGTVSSNSYYSKTDAYGLVIGGQGGNVTLTDGIGVTGTLSATTYDSAATALLINKGSTVTSLYNSGSIAAGITSQGDGSSTAVRDLSGTLTTIDNTGFISATGSDTDTTTALDLSANTTGVTISQYLNDADAETSAEYLEDNDTDTDPTIYASITGNILLGSGNDTLSASTGTITGDTYFGNGDDTLSLSGNTVYTGDVYFGSGRGTASLAGTSSFVGTMDFAGNDGTLSLSGTSVYSGNFSNADNLTVTVGSGSKLTASEAENISFGNLIVKSGGILGVYVDPQEGTSSLINVANATLESGTKITATVTDLGDAEGTYTVLTASSLDVQGTLNSTETDLPFIYNGEVSTDDNSVYLTIERKTTAELGLTRSEASAWDAIYSTAQNDDSLTASLLDVDDSATLQTQVSALLPDHSGGVFDAVTHGDRMAARHLSDESSMFSISDIGGWFEPVYWRTSKDAGSTAGYKASGWGLSSGVERRTSLGYFGVSYAWLQGSVTDNGGTGNLDVGQHDLGLFWRNAKGPFMAWARIGASRISVDSTRTFTGTIDDTDFTYAADGKWSGWLFSGLAGASYRFDMSRRFNLKPKVELEQFWLKENGYSETADTDAMALTVASRTSKATTVTPTLTASYSLGTISPDWHPLTFQVEAGRRELVSGKLGSTTAYFNGGDTYDAGDAFTITPESLKGAWVSEVSMLAGGLDFTWKITARMERTSDATDLSTRASLSIAF; the protein is encoded by the coding sequence ATGAACTCGCTTCACACGTCTTCCAGCATCGGCGCGCTGGTCCTTGCCCTCGTCGCCGCTCCCACCCTTGCCGCCACAAAGGTTTCCACCGACACGACCGCGCCGCTGGTAACGTCCAGCGCAGGCGATGTTACCGTGACCGAGGACGGCACGATCACGCTAGCCGGCGGGTCGGCGGTCACCGTCGACAGCAGCAACGCCGTAGACGTCGAAGGCGGGCTCGTGCTCGACGATGCCGACGGTGCGACCGGCATCACCGTAAATGCCGGCACCACCTCGACGATTGCCGTTGGTGAGGACGGTTCGATCGCGGTGACCGAGGACTACGTTCCCGAGACGACCGGCTCGGACAGCGCCTCGGCCAGCAATCGCTACGGCATTCATGTCCTGTCCGGCGCGGCGACCAGCGGCTCGATCCTCAACGCCGGCACGATCACGGTGGAAGGCCAGGTTTCCGGCGGCATCGTCGTGGACAGCGACTATGTGGGCGATATCACGAACACCGGCACCATCAGCGTGATCGGCGACAATTCCGTAGGCATCTCGACGAAGGCGGTGGACGGTGACGTTACCGTGGAAGGCACCGTCTATGCGACCGGCGCCGGGGCGACCGCGCTCTCGGTCGGCGGAGACGTGACCGGCACCGTGACCATTCAGGGCACGGTGGCCAATCGGGCCTCCTACACCGATGACGACAGCAACACCGTCGTGCTTTCACGCGCCGCGCTGCGCTCGGGCACTGCGACGGTGGACATCACCGGCAACGTTGCAGGTGGCATCTATGTGGCTGCTCCGCCGGTCGACAATGACAGCACCAACGACGATGAAGACAATGACGGTGTCGATGACGACGAGGAAGGCACCGGCGCGGTCGTGTCCTACGGCAATGGCCCGGCCATCCAGGTGGGCGGCACCAGCGACATCACGGTCGGCGGCGTTTCCAGCAATTCCGGGACCTATTCGATCGCCATCGACGGAACCGTCAGTTCCAACTCGTACTACAGCAAGACCGACGCCTATGGCCTGGTGATCGGCGGGCAGGGTGGCAACGTCACCCTGACAGACGGCATCGGCGTGACCGGCACTCTCAGCGCCACGACATACGATTCGGCGGCGACCGCCCTGCTCATCAACAAGGGCAGCACTGTCACCAGCCTCTACAACAGCGGCTCGATCGCGGCGGGCATCACCTCGCAGGGCGACGGTTCCTCCACCGCGGTCCGCGATCTTTCCGGCACGCTGACCACGATCGACAACACCGGTTTCATTTCCGCAACCGGCTCCGACACCGACACGACGACCGCGCTCGACCTGTCCGCGAACACGACCGGCGTGACCATCAGCCAGTACCTCAACGATGCGGACGCCGAGACCAGCGCGGAATATCTCGAAGACAACGACACGGATACCGATCCGACCATCTATGCAAGCATCACCGGGAACATCCTGCTTGGTTCCGGCAATGACACGCTCAGTGCTTCGACCGGCACGATCACCGGCGATACCTATTTCGGCAACGGCGATGACACGCTCAGCCTGTCCGGCAACACCGTCTACACCGGCGATGTCTACTTCGGCAGCGGTAGGGGAACGGCATCGCTTGCCGGCACGTCGAGCTTCGTGGGCACCATGGACTTTGCCGGAAACGACGGCACGCTGTCGCTTTCCGGCACTTCGGTCTATTCGGGCAACTTCAGCAATGCCGACAACCTGACCGTCACGGTCGGCAGCGGTTCCAAGCTTACAGCGAGCGAGGCGGAGAACATCAGCTTCGGCAACCTCATCGTGAAGTCCGGCGGTATCCTGGGGGTCTACGTCGATCCCCAGGAAGGTACGAGTTCGCTCATCAACGTGGCGAACGCGACGCTGGAAAGCGGGACCAAGATCACGGCCACAGTCACCGACCTCGGCGATGCCGAGGGCACCTACACGGTGCTGACTGCCAGCAGCCTCGATGTTCAGGGCACGCTGAACTCGACCGAGACCGACCTGCCGTTCATCTACAACGGCGAGGTTTCGACCGATGACAACAGCGTCTATCTTACCATCGAGCGCAAGACGACCGCCGAACTCGGCCTGACGCGCAGCGAAGCATCGGCCTGGGATGCGATCTACTCGACCGCACAGAACGATGATTCGCTGACGGCGAGCCTGCTCGACGTGGACGATTCGGCAACGCTCCAGACCCAGGTCTCGGCGCTGCTTCCCGATCATTCGGGCGGCGTATTCGATGCGGTGACTCACGGCGACCGCATGGCCGCGCGGCATCTTTCGGACGAATCGTCGATGTTCTCCATCTCCGACATCGGCGGCTGGTTCGAGCCGGTCTACTGGCGCACCAGCAAGGATGCGGGGTCGACCGCGGGCTACAAGGCCAGCGGATGGGGGCTTTCCAGCGGCGTCGAGCGGCGCACTTCGCTGGGCTACTTCGGCGTGTCCTATGCGTGGTTGCAGGGCAGCGTGACGGACAACGGCGGCACCGGGAATCTCGATGTGGGCCAGCATGACCTTGGCCTGTTCTGGCGCAATGCCAAGGGGCCGTTCATGGCGTGGGCGCGTATCGGCGCCTCGCGGATTTCGGTGGATTCGACGCGCACTTTCACCGGCACCATCGACGATACCGACTTCACCTATGCCGCGGACGGCAAGTGGAGCGGCTGGCTGTTCTCGGGCCTGGCCGGCGCGTCCTACCGCTTCGACATGTCGCGCCGTTTTAATCTCAAGCCCAAGGTCGAACTCGAGCAGTTCTGGCTGAAGGAGAACGGCTACAGCGAAACCGCCGACACCGACGCCATGGCGCTGACCGTGGCAAGCCGCACCAGCAAGGCCACCACGGTAACGCCGACACTGACGGCCTCCTACTCGCTGGGCACGATCTCTCCCGACTGGCACCCGCTGACGTTCCAGGTGGAGGCGGGCCGCCGCGAACTCGTCTCCGGCAAGCTCGGCAGCACGACTGCCTACTTCAACGGCGGCGACACTTACGATGCCGGCGATGCCTTCACGATCACGCCGGAAAGCCTCAAGGGAGCCTGGGTCAGCGAGGTCTCGATGCTGGCGGGCGGACTCGACTTCACGTGGAAGATCACTGCCCGCATGGAACGCACCAGCGACGCTACCGATCTTTCGACCCGCGCGTCTCTCAGCATCGCGTTCTGA
- a CDS encoding response regulator — MILERAPMDLQTRILIVDDDEGIRSLIGEFLGKHGYATQTAADPSAMRELLAREDFDLIVLDVMMPREDGLTALRQLGPDAPPVIMLSAVGSDVDRIVGLEMGADDYLAKPCNPRELLARIRTVLRRRAAVGGVAERVVAAAPLEATPVNDVHSGECLHFGGWRMDLGLRLLFDPGNRLISLSDGEFRLLRAFAEHPRRVLTRDQLLDWSRGEDSDHYDRAIDVQLSRLRRKLAEGDGGGDIIRTVRNEGYLFVPSVSGDISAR, encoded by the coding sequence ATGATCCTAGAACGTGCTCCGATGGACCTTCAGACCCGCATCCTCATCGTCGACGACGATGAAGGCATCCGCTCGCTGATCGGCGAGTTCCTGGGCAAGCATGGCTACGCCACGCAGACTGCCGCCGATCCTTCGGCGATGCGCGAACTGCTGGCGCGCGAGGATTTCGATCTCATCGTGCTGGACGTGATGATGCCGCGCGAAGATGGCCTTACCGCACTCCGCCAGCTTGGACCCGATGCGCCGCCGGTCATCATGCTTTCGGCCGTGGGAAGCGACGTCGATCGCATCGTCGGCCTGGAAATGGGTGCGGACGACTATCTGGCGAAACCGTGCAATCCGCGCGAACTGCTGGCCCGCATCCGCACCGTCCTGCGCCGCCGCGCGGCAGTGGGCGGGGTGGCCGAGCGGGTCGTTGCGGCCGCGCCTTTGGAAGCGACGCCGGTCAACGACGTGCATTCCGGGGAGTGTCTGCACTTTGGCGGATGGCGGATGGACCTGGGCCTGCGCCTGCTGTTCGATCCCGGCAACCGGCTGATCTCGCTTTCGGATGGCGAGTTCCGCCTCCTGCGGGCATTCGCCGAGCACCCGCGACGTGTCCTCACGCGCGACCAGTTGCTCGATTGGTCGCGCGGGGAAGACAGCGATCACTACGATCGCGCCATCGACGTCCAGCTTTCCCGCCTGCGCCGCAAGCTTGCCGAAGGCGATGGTGGCGGCGACATCATCCGCACCGTGCGCAATGAGGGGTATCTCTTCGTGCCCTCGGTCTCGGGCGACATTTCAGCCAGATGA